The Aggregicoccus sp. 17bor-14 genome includes a region encoding these proteins:
- a CDS encoding DUF3108 domain-containing protein yields the protein MRPLRLALLGLAGLLSLPAAAAEPAGAAPPAKAPAPTVPGPAECKPLPALRTAPTFARGELLEFTLDALGAEAGKMTMRVLPPKDGTLPVEVHVQTNTFFSKVRRVNGVAMSYLHPRTLRPLRHTEDTVENEQPRTVNAVFGEKDRSVTVDYTQGRSKGHYDYHYLHDGLDVAGALYLLRQLPLQQGLSMCFDVYGVRRMWRMTGTVLKREHVSLPLGEFDAWHLTGTAVRIDKPEMRRDVHLWVTDDARRLPLAAVGTVDLGAVRATLTAVSRPGEAPKRAQGKEEMKW from the coding sequence ATGCGCCCCCTCCGCCTCGCCCTCCTCGGACTCGCTGGCCTGCTGAGCCTTCCCGCCGCTGCCGCCGAGCCCGCGGGCGCCGCGCCCCCGGCGAAGGCGCCCGCGCCCACGGTGCCGGGCCCCGCGGAGTGCAAGCCGCTGCCCGCGCTGCGCACGGCGCCCACCTTCGCGCGCGGCGAGCTGCTCGAGTTCACGCTCGACGCGCTGGGCGCCGAGGCCGGCAAGATGACGATGCGCGTGCTGCCGCCCAAGGACGGCACCCTCCCGGTGGAGGTGCACGTGCAGACCAACACCTTCTTCAGCAAGGTGCGCCGGGTGAACGGCGTGGCCATGAGCTACCTGCACCCGCGCACGCTGCGCCCGCTGCGCCACACCGAGGACACGGTGGAGAACGAGCAGCCGCGCACCGTGAACGCGGTGTTCGGCGAGAAGGACCGCAGCGTCACCGTGGACTACACGCAGGGCCGCAGCAAGGGCCACTACGACTACCACTACCTGCACGACGGGCTGGACGTCGCCGGCGCGCTCTACCTGCTGCGCCAGCTGCCGCTGCAGCAGGGGCTGAGCATGTGCTTCGACGTGTACGGGGTGCGGCGCATGTGGCGCATGACGGGCACGGTGCTCAAGCGCGAGCACGTCTCGCTGCCGCTGGGCGAGTTCGACGCGTGGCACCTGACGGGCACCGCCGTGCGCATCGACAAGCCGGAGATGCGCCGCGACGTGCACCTGTGGGTGACCGACGACGCGCGCCGCCTCCCGCTCGCCGCGGTGGGCACGGTGGACCTCGGCGCGGTGCGCGCCACCCTCACCGCCGTCTCCCGCCCGGGCGAGGCGCCCAAGCGCGCCCAGGGCAAGGAGGAGATGAAGTGGTAG
- a CDS encoding diguanylate cyclase: MNPAELLAAMRRTVEQLAASNEIAKALTSTLELREVLSLVMQKVRELLKPRNWSLLLYDERTGRLYFEIAVGEGAEALKRLQVAPGEGIAGAVFASGRAQRVDDVSGEPGFSRRFDAASAFHTRSLLAVPLVARGRVLGVIELVNGEGDAPFSDGDLQVLTAIADYAAIALENARNFRRVQELTLTDEHTGISNARHLRAQLEQEVLRSLRFHHPLSLVFLDLDRFKAVNDTHGHLAGSAALREVGEVLVSCARQVDVVCRYGGDEFALLLVETGLDGAQPIAERVRDALRERRFLAQQGLDVRLTASLGVATFPEHAQDALGLLKAADQAMYAAKARGRDDVCIAPPLPTPLASGG, encoded by the coding sequence ATGAACCCGGCAGAGCTGCTCGCGGCGATGCGGCGCACGGTGGAGCAGCTGGCCGCCTCCAACGAGATCGCCAAGGCGCTCACCTCCACGCTCGAGCTGCGCGAGGTGCTCTCGCTGGTGATGCAGAAGGTGCGCGAGCTGCTCAAGCCGCGCAACTGGTCGCTCCTCCTGTACGACGAGCGGACGGGCAGGCTTTACTTCGAGATCGCCGTGGGCGAGGGCGCCGAGGCGCTGAAGCGGCTGCAGGTGGCGCCCGGCGAGGGCATCGCCGGGGCGGTGTTCGCGAGCGGCCGCGCCCAGCGCGTGGACGACGTGAGCGGCGAGCCCGGCTTCTCGCGCCGCTTCGACGCGGCGAGCGCCTTCCACACCCGCTCCCTGCTCGCCGTGCCGCTGGTCGCGCGCGGGCGGGTGCTCGGCGTCATCGAGCTGGTGAACGGGGAGGGCGATGCGCCCTTCTCGGATGGAGATCTCCAGGTGCTCACCGCCATCGCGGACTACGCGGCGATTGCCCTGGAGAACGCGCGCAACTTCCGCCGCGTGCAGGAGCTCACCCTCACCGACGAGCACACCGGCATCTCCAACGCACGCCACCTGCGCGCGCAGCTGGAGCAGGAGGTGCTGCGCTCGCTGCGCTTCCACCACCCGCTCTCGCTGGTGTTCCTCGACCTGGACCGCTTCAAGGCGGTGAACGACACGCACGGCCACCTGGCCGGCAGCGCCGCGCTGCGCGAGGTGGGCGAGGTGCTCGTCTCCTGCGCCCGCCAGGTGGACGTGGTGTGCCGCTACGGCGGAGACGAGTTCGCGCTGCTCCTGGTGGAGACCGGGCTGGACGGGGCGCAGCCCATCGCCGAGCGCGTGCGGGACGCGCTGCGCGAGCGCCGCTTCCTCGCCCAGCAGGGCCTGGACGTGCGGCTCACCGCGAGCCTCGGCGTGGCCACCTTCCCCGAGCACGCGCAGGACGCGCTGGGCCTGCTCAAGGCCGCGGACCAGGCCATGTACGCGGCCAAGGCGCGCGGCCGCGACGACGTGTGCATCGCGCCGCCCCTGCCCACGCCGCTCGCCTCGGGCGGGTAG
- a CDS encoding nucleoside triphosphate pyrophosphatase, with product MHTPDLQTRPSPAAAPLRLVLASASPRRRELLAQLGLLFEVCAADIDETPHPGEPPEAYVQRLAREKARAVAAHRPGQWVLAADTTVVLDGDILGKPLDAAEARTMLARLSGRTHSVFTGVALAGPGAPAETLVRTEVTFRPLGAEEIAWYVGTGEPLDKAGSYAVQGKGGFLVQALAGSPTNVIGLPLGETLALLARAGLALPWSPPEESCR from the coding sequence ATGCACACCCCGGATCTTCAAACCCGCCCCTCCCCTGCCGCCGCCCCGCTGCGGCTGGTGCTCGCCTCCGCCTCGCCCCGCCGCCGCGAGCTGCTCGCGCAGCTGGGGCTGCTCTTCGAGGTCTGCGCCGCGGACATCGACGAGACGCCCCACCCGGGCGAGCCCCCGGAGGCCTACGTGCAGCGGCTCGCGCGCGAGAAGGCGCGCGCGGTCGCCGCGCACCGGCCCGGGCAGTGGGTGCTCGCCGCGGACACCACCGTGGTGCTGGACGGAGACATCCTGGGCAAGCCCCTCGACGCGGCCGAGGCGCGCACCATGCTCGCGCGCCTGAGCGGGCGCACCCACTCGGTCTTCACCGGCGTGGCGCTCGCGGGGCCCGGAGCGCCCGCCGAGACCCTGGTGCGCACCGAGGTGACCTTCCGCCCTCTCGGCGCGGAGGAGATCGCCTGGTACGTGGGCACCGGCGAGCCCCTGGACAAGGCGGGCAGCTACGCGGTGCAGGGCAAGGGCGGCTTCCTCGTGCAGGCGCTCGCGGGGAGCCCCACCAACGTCATCGGGCTGCCGCTGGGTGAGACGCTCGCGCTGCTCGCGCGCGCCGGGCTCGCCCTGCCGTGGAGCCCGCCCGAGGAGTCCTGCCGATGA
- a CDS encoding cyclic nucleotide-binding domain-containing protein — protein MSQTGDAATAVTRVGLKRLHVGELVRTDALLRGCGLLRSLDEVGVQRLLDEAVARRYPQGAQLRREDAGERPLLLILSGEVALLAGAGGAAAEVGIARKGEVLGEEGLLAGGAEALQAVAQGPVDVAELPLAAVRGAAEASPALAHYLRSVHGARAAACSEMSDFLGRW, from the coding sequence TTGAGTCAGACGGGTGATGCAGCGACGGCGGTGACGCGCGTGGGGCTCAAGCGCCTGCACGTGGGCGAGCTCGTGCGCACCGATGCGCTGCTGCGCGGCTGTGGCCTGCTGCGCTCGCTCGACGAGGTGGGGGTGCAGCGGCTGCTCGACGAGGCGGTGGCGCGGCGCTACCCCCAGGGGGCCCAGCTGCGGCGCGAGGATGCAGGCGAGCGCCCGCTGCTCCTCATCCTCTCCGGAGAGGTCGCGCTGCTGGCGGGCGCCGGCGGGGCGGCGGCCGAGGTGGGCATCGCGCGCAAGGGCGAGGTGCTGGGCGAGGAGGGGCTGCTCGCGGGCGGCGCCGAGGCGCTGCAGGCCGTGGCGCAGGGGCCGGTGGACGTGGCCGAGCTGCCGCTCGCGGCGGTGCGCGGCGCCGCCGAGGCCTCGCCCGCGCTCGCGCACTACCTGCGCAGCGTGCACGGCGCGCGCGCGGCCGCGTGCAGCGAGATGTCCGACTTCCTCGGCCGCTGGTAG
- a CDS encoding DUF507 family protein gives MRLYPKVIPIISRECIQQLMQDGDIEVEPMRVADAEMDLSAIMREYLANEERVNQATREALERRGYDYSKFNQVKREMADVRGFKMGDEGIEYVINQMIEFLLISRNVEEVFAPDNVLRGKIFAVAKKHLDVDDEIDKEARARLKHLQEGTSAFDIEYNKTVEQIRRARGLI, from the coding sequence ATGAGGCTCTATCCGAAGGTGATCCCCATCATCTCGCGGGAGTGCATCCAGCAGCTGATGCAGGACGGGGACATCGAGGTGGAGCCCATGCGCGTCGCGGACGCGGAGATGGACCTCTCGGCGATCATGCGCGAGTACCTCGCCAACGAGGAGCGCGTGAACCAGGCCACCCGCGAGGCGCTCGAGCGCCGCGGCTATGACTACTCCAAGTTCAACCAGGTGAAGCGCGAGATGGCGGACGTGCGCGGCTTCAAGATGGGGGACGAGGGCATCGAGTACGTCATCAACCAGATGATCGAGTTCCTCCTCATCAGCCGCAACGTCGAGGAGGTCTTCGCGCCCGACAACGTGCTGCGCGGCAAGATCTTCGCCGTGGCCAAGAAGCACCTGGACGTGGACGACGAGATCGACAAGGAGGCGCGCGCCCGGCTGAAGCACCTGCAGGAGGGCACCAGCGCCTTCGACATCGAGTACAACAAGACCGTCGAGCAGATCCGCCGCGCCCGCGGCCTCATCTAG
- a CDS encoding DUF3108 domain-containing protein, with amino-acid sequence MQKRWSTVRAALAVGLLAAGGALAQTAAAPAASAGCVAFGPGEQSTYKVAYLGVTAGSTQVTVGAPTKFAGQEVWPIVSVAKSDPDLGVWPIKDKYVTYFHPVRQTVLGSDLFADENRKRRRQRVKLDDTGKSAVVVKQKEGEPPHESTHELPPGTTDVAGATFALRNRPLKVGESYSYPVFTGSKSFTLAAHVEGRQKIKTPLGLRDVVRVRVKTEFSGKLESKRDIVAFFSDDPFHVPLRIEADFVVGTMVAELTDYKQGRDLAALGPMPGSTAPASGGSGGR; translated from the coding sequence ATGCAGAAGCGCTGGAGCACGGTGAGGGCAGCACTGGCGGTGGGGCTGCTCGCGGCAGGTGGCGCGCTGGCCCAGACGGCCGCGGCCCCGGCGGCGAGCGCAGGCTGCGTGGCCTTCGGGCCCGGGGAGCAGTCCACCTACAAGGTCGCCTACCTCGGCGTGACCGCGGGCTCCACGCAGGTGACGGTGGGGGCGCCCACGAAGTTCGCGGGCCAGGAGGTGTGGCCCATCGTCTCGGTGGCCAAGTCGGACCCGGACCTCGGGGTGTGGCCCATCAAGGACAAGTACGTCACGTACTTCCACCCGGTGCGCCAGACGGTGCTGGGAAGCGACCTCTTCGCGGACGAGAACCGCAAGCGCCGCCGCCAGCGGGTGAAGCTGGACGACACGGGCAAGAGCGCGGTGGTGGTGAAGCAGAAGGAGGGCGAGCCTCCTCACGAGAGCACCCACGAGCTGCCCCCGGGCACCACGGACGTGGCGGGCGCCACCTTCGCGCTGCGCAACCGCCCGCTCAAGGTGGGCGAGAGCTACTCCTACCCGGTGTTCACCGGGAGCAAGAGCTTCACGCTGGCCGCGCACGTGGAGGGGCGCCAGAAGATCAAGACGCCGCTGGGCCTGCGCGACGTGGTGCGCGTGCGGGTGAAGACCGAGTTCAGCGGCAAGCTGGAGAGCAAGCGCGACATCGTCGCCTTCTTCAGCGACGACCCCTTCCACGTCCCCTTGCGCATCGAGGCGGACTTCGTGGTGGGCACCATGGTGGCCGAGCTCACCGACTACAAGCAGGGCCGCGACCTCGCCGCGCTGGGACCGATGCCGGGCTCCACGGCGCCGGCGAGCGGCGGCAGCGGCGGGCGCTAG
- a CDS encoding YggS family pyridoxal phosphate-dependent enzyme, whose translation MSEAKSGATGETVSDAEVQALAGRLSEVRARIAAACARAGRAPSEVTLVAVSKLKPALAVRAAYAAGQRDFGENYAQELRDKAQELSALSGLRWHAIGPLQTNKVKYVARAACAFHALDRLEVAEELSRRRLEAPLPCYVELNLGAEATKGGLSPDALPAFLERVRALPGLRVEGLMALPPPTDDAAEARAHFARLRTLAHANGLRGLSMGTTHDFELAVEEGATLVRVGTALFGER comes from the coding sequence ATGAGTGAGGCGAAGAGCGGGGCGACGGGCGAGACGGTGTCCGACGCCGAGGTGCAGGCGCTGGCCGGGCGGCTCTCGGAGGTGCGCGCGCGCATCGCCGCAGCGTGCGCCCGCGCGGGGCGGGCCCCGTCCGAGGTGACGCTGGTGGCCGTGTCCAAGCTCAAGCCCGCGCTCGCGGTGCGCGCCGCCTACGCCGCCGGGCAGCGCGACTTCGGCGAGAACTACGCGCAGGAGCTGCGCGACAAGGCCCAGGAGCTCTCGGCGCTCTCCGGGCTGCGCTGGCACGCCATCGGCCCCTTGCAGACGAACAAGGTGAAGTACGTGGCGCGCGCGGCCTGCGCCTTCCACGCGCTGGATCGCCTGGAGGTGGCCGAGGAGCTCAGCCGGCGGCGGCTCGAGGCGCCCCTGCCCTGCTACGTGGAGCTCAACCTGGGCGCCGAGGCGACCAAGGGCGGGCTCTCGCCCGACGCCCTCCCCGCCTTCCTCGAGCGCGTGCGCGCCCTGCCGGGCCTGCGCGTGGAGGGGCTGATGGCCCTGCCTCCGCCCACGGACGACGCGGCCGAGGCACGCGCCCACTTCGCCCGCCTGCGCACGCTCGCCCACGCGAACGGCCTGCGCGGCCTCTCCATGGGCACCACCCACGACTTCGAGCTCGCCGTGGAGGAGGGCGCGACGCTGGTGCGCGTGGGCACGGCGCTGTTCGGAGAGCGCTGA
- the mreC gene encoding rod shape-determining protein MreC, with the protein MLTLLKRHRQLLLVGLLLLYPLGSFLAGGPRPRWLDRAIIALTAPLQRGITGGIDGGVRMVRAYITLHGVREENEVLRLENLRMHAAVQALGEARLENERLKKLLGYTEAASGPEIPARVLGVNPAPKLLSVRINRGEADGVERGMSVVTPEGIVGQVVRTTGGYADVALVTDPMSRVAIRVQRSRARATAAGAGLNPLRLETALRTEDISEGDLVITAGTDGVYPPGLVVGRVSALEKSTQGMFQHAEIIPAVDTTKLEEVLVIPSSGLAQYAPATAGESTR; encoded by the coding sequence GTGCTGACGCTCCTCAAGCGCCACCGCCAGCTGCTGCTGGTGGGCCTGCTGCTGCTCTATCCCCTCGGGAGTTTCCTCGCGGGCGGGCCTCGCCCGCGCTGGCTGGATCGCGCGATCATCGCGCTCACCGCGCCCCTGCAGCGCGGCATCACCGGCGGCATCGATGGAGGTGTGCGGATGGTGCGCGCCTACATCACCCTGCACGGCGTGCGCGAGGAGAACGAGGTGCTGCGCCTCGAGAACCTGCGCATGCACGCCGCGGTGCAGGCGCTGGGCGAGGCGCGGCTCGAGAACGAGCGGCTCAAGAAGCTGCTCGGCTACACGGAGGCGGCCTCGGGCCCCGAGATCCCCGCGCGCGTGCTGGGCGTGAACCCGGCGCCCAAGCTGCTCAGCGTGCGCATCAACCGCGGTGAGGCCGACGGCGTGGAGCGCGGCATGAGCGTGGTGACGCCCGAGGGCATCGTGGGGCAGGTGGTGCGCACCACCGGCGGCTACGCGGACGTGGCGCTCGTCACGGACCCGATGAGCCGCGTGGCCATCCGCGTGCAGCGCAGCCGCGCGCGCGCCACGGCGGCCGGCGCGGGGCTCAACCCGCTGCGCCTGGAGACGGCGCTGCGCACCGAGGACATCAGCGAGGGCGACCTGGTCATCACCGCGGGCACGGACGGGGTGTACCCGCCGGGGCTGGTGGTGGGCCGCGTGAGCGCGCTGGAGAAGAGCACGCAGGGCATGTTCCAGCACGCGGAGATCATCCCCGCGGTGGACACCACCAAGCTCGAGGAGGTGCTGGTCATCCCCTCGAGCGGGCTCGCGCAGTACGCGCCGGCCACTGCAGGAGAGAGCACCCGATGA
- a CDS encoding peptidylprolyl isomerase, with amino-acid sequence MKDGLQPRRLISLFFIAAIAVVFILQFGPGGHGFGTSKKTAPGSAAVVNGQEIPLQEFQRAYANQLQFFRARGQPIPESLAKQIGIPQQVLDQLVNTELLAQAAEKRGVVPSDDELRELIHQNPDFQKDGEFSFDTYTQVLRDYYRKTAPQYETELRRRLAAVKLLELVESGATVSEDEVRARFQKEGNQAKLVFARFLPSMYTDKVPAPKPAELTAWQAAHQKEIADYYEANKFVYQQAERVHARQILVKLAPEATPAQKAEAMQKAQALQKELAGGKDFAQLAQAKSEDAGSKARGGDLGWVEKGTLPQPLGEAVFALKAGEVSQPVESQFGVHLVKVEEKQAAKSKSLQDATAEIARTLYTKEQALALAKKAAEAALAQVKAGKSLSALFPPEKEGQPALLRFETETRPEAVETDAFTAAGDTVPHLGPAPELVRAAFQKDAAGPLDSVFNLGEGYVVAQVTERKKPSDESFAQAKAELQQQARQAKQIELRSAFLEALKKEGKVQTNPDALAGVTDAS; translated from the coding sequence ATGAAGGACGGTCTCCAGCCCCGGCGGCTCATCTCCCTCTTCTTCATCGCCGCAATCGCGGTGGTGTTCATCCTGCAGTTCGGTCCCGGCGGTCACGGCTTCGGCACGTCCAAGAAGACCGCACCGGGCTCGGCGGCGGTGGTCAACGGCCAGGAGATCCCTCTCCAGGAGTTCCAGCGCGCGTACGCGAACCAGCTGCAGTTCTTCCGCGCGCGCGGCCAGCCCATCCCGGAGAGCCTCGCGAAGCAGATCGGCATCCCGCAGCAGGTGCTGGACCAGCTCGTGAACACCGAGCTGCTCGCCCAGGCGGCGGAGAAGCGGGGGGTCGTGCCCTCGGATGACGAGCTGCGCGAGCTCATCCACCAGAACCCGGACTTCCAGAAGGACGGCGAGTTCAGCTTCGACACCTACACCCAGGTGCTGCGCGACTACTACCGCAAGACCGCGCCGCAGTACGAGACGGAGCTGCGCCGCCGGCTCGCCGCGGTGAAGCTGCTCGAGCTCGTGGAGAGCGGGGCCACCGTGTCCGAGGACGAGGTGCGCGCGCGCTTCCAGAAGGAGGGCAACCAGGCCAAGCTCGTGTTCGCCCGCTTCCTGCCCTCCATGTACACGGACAAGGTGCCCGCGCCGAAGCCGGCGGAGCTCACCGCGTGGCAGGCCGCGCACCAGAAGGAGATCGCGGACTACTACGAGGCCAACAAGTTCGTGTACCAGCAGGCCGAGCGCGTGCACGCGCGCCAGATCCTGGTGAAGCTCGCCCCCGAGGCGACGCCTGCGCAGAAGGCCGAGGCGATGCAGAAGGCCCAGGCGCTGCAGAAGGAGCTCGCGGGCGGCAAGGACTTCGCCCAGCTCGCGCAAGCGAAGAGCGAGGACGCGGGCAGCAAGGCGCGCGGCGGGGACCTGGGCTGGGTGGAGAAGGGCACGCTGCCGCAGCCGCTCGGCGAGGCCGTGTTCGCGCTCAAGGCCGGCGAGGTGAGCCAGCCGGTGGAGTCGCAGTTCGGCGTGCACCTGGTGAAGGTGGAGGAGAAGCAGGCGGCGAAGAGCAAGAGCCTGCAGGACGCCACCGCGGAGATCGCCCGCACGCTGTACACGAAGGAGCAGGCGCTCGCGCTCGCGAAGAAGGCGGCCGAGGCCGCGCTCGCGCAGGTGAAGGCCGGCAAGAGCCTCAGCGCCCTCTTCCCGCCCGAGAAGGAGGGGCAGCCCGCGCTGCTGCGCTTCGAGACCGAGACCCGCCCCGAGGCGGTGGAGACGGACGCGTTCACCGCCGCGGGCGACACGGTGCCCCACCTGGGACCCGCGCCCGAGCTGGTGCGCGCCGCCTTCCAGAAGGACGCCGCCGGCCCGCTCGACAGCGTGTTCAACTTGGGTGAGGGCTACGTGGTGGCCCAGGTCACCGAGCGCAAGAAGCCCAGCGACGAGTCCTTCGCCCAGGCGAAGGCCGAGCTGCAGCAGCAGGCGCGCCAGGCGAAGCAGATCGAGCTGCGCAGCGCCTTCCTCGAGGCGCTCAAGAAGGAGGGCAAGGTGCAGACGAACCCCGACGCCCTCGCCGGCGTGACGGACGCGAGCTAG
- a CDS encoding DUF4091 domain-containing protein has translation MGAWTGLWALGALHAVAAAPAPSAPRVVSVLEKVRPGAAPAGAAEARVSLARGECEGVQVWVPGGDAALLAAAPLTLRGPAGAVLPVTLLREAYLEVKTPSNSEGAAGAWPDALLPLSAPEPKPGAAPRVLYAELCAPATQTPGTYRGELALGKAGTPGAARVPFTAEVQPFAIPATSSLPNSFGISLYSIARGHGLAPESPEAHQLLAEYARAMLAHRVSPHGLSMEAPPVHFEEGRARVDFRAYDAEVGPLLDGSALPSGARATTAELRDSRQAKTDAEKAAYYRAFAEHFREKGWTAQLFFYAKDEPRPEDAALVRAQAARVRAASAPEQPSARSAATRVPVLVTAPLDEAFRSSADILAPTLNCFFPRPGPQTCRNVVPLASLRARLAPGTRVWWYQSCNSQGCTGGPAADPAIERVYRGWASYMVDHPAVLNRAMGPLAFATGVDGELYFDTVFAYNTKDPWQDLFEFGGNGDGTLFYPGTPAHLGTARHAPVVSLRLKHLRDGLEDYEYLRLLTQLGEGEFARACVQRLARSGYDIEHDPAVWEQVRRDMTARLRARWARSRLADRASAPP, from the coding sequence ATGGGGGCTTGGACGGGGCTGTGGGCGCTCGGGGCGCTGCACGCGGTGGCCGCCGCGCCGGCGCCGAGCGCGCCACGGGTGGTCTCGGTGCTCGAGAAGGTGCGGCCGGGCGCGGCGCCCGCGGGCGCAGCCGAAGCGCGGGTGAGCCTCGCGCGCGGCGAGTGCGAGGGCGTGCAGGTGTGGGTGCCCGGAGGCGACGCGGCGCTCCTCGCCGCGGCGCCCCTCACCCTGCGCGGCCCCGCAGGCGCAGTGCTCCCGGTGACGCTCCTGCGCGAGGCCTACCTGGAGGTGAAGACGCCCTCCAACTCCGAGGGCGCCGCGGGCGCCTGGCCGGACGCGCTCCTGCCCCTCTCCGCGCCCGAGCCGAAGCCGGGCGCCGCGCCGCGCGTGCTCTACGCCGAGCTGTGCGCGCCGGCCACCCAGACGCCCGGCACCTACCGCGGTGAGCTCGCGCTGGGCAAGGCCGGCACGCCCGGCGCGGCGCGCGTGCCCTTCACGGCGGAGGTGCAGCCCTTCGCCATCCCGGCCACCTCCTCGCTGCCCAACAGCTTCGGCATCTCGCTCTACAGCATCGCGCGCGGCCACGGGCTCGCGCCCGAGAGCCCCGAGGCGCACCAGCTGCTCGCGGAGTACGCGCGCGCGATGCTCGCCCACCGGGTGAGCCCGCACGGGCTCTCCATGGAGGCGCCGCCGGTGCACTTCGAGGAGGGCCGCGCGCGCGTGGACTTCCGCGCCTACGACGCCGAGGTGGGGCCGCTGCTGGACGGCAGCGCCCTGCCCTCCGGCGCGCGCGCCACCACCGCCGAGCTGCGCGACAGCCGCCAGGCGAAGACGGACGCGGAGAAGGCCGCGTACTACCGCGCCTTCGCCGAGCACTTCCGCGAGAAGGGGTGGACGGCGCAGCTCTTCTTCTACGCGAAGGACGAGCCGCGCCCCGAGGACGCCGCGCTGGTGCGCGCGCAGGCGGCGCGCGTGCGGGCTGCCTCCGCGCCGGAGCAGCCCAGCGCCCGGAGCGCGGCCACCCGGGTGCCGGTGCTCGTCACCGCCCCGCTGGACGAGGCCTTCCGCAGCTCGGCGGACATCCTCGCGCCCACCCTCAACTGCTTCTTCCCGCGCCCGGGGCCGCAGACCTGCCGCAACGTGGTGCCGCTCGCGAGCCTGCGCGCGCGGCTCGCTCCGGGCACGCGCGTGTGGTGGTACCAGAGCTGCAACTCGCAGGGCTGCACCGGGGGGCCCGCCGCGGACCCCGCCATCGAGCGCGTCTACCGGGGCTGGGCCTCGTACATGGTGGACCACCCGGCGGTGCTCAACCGCGCCATGGGCCCGCTCGCCTTCGCCACCGGCGTAGACGGCGAGCTCTATTTCGACACCGTCTTCGCCTACAACACGAAGGACCCCTGGCAGGACCTCTTCGAGTTCGGCGGCAACGGCGACGGCACCCTCTTCTACCCCGGCACGCCGGCGCACCTCGGCACGGCGCGCCACGCGCCCGTGGTGTCCCTGCGCCTCAAGCACCTGCGCGACGGGCTCGAGGACTACGAGTACCTGCGCCTGCTCACGCAGCTCGGCGAGGGGGAGTTCGCGCGGGCCTGCGTCCAGCGGCTCGCCCGCTCGGGCTACGACATCGAGCACGACCCCGCCGTCTGGGAGCAGGTGCGGCGGGACATGACCGCCCGCCTGCGCGCCCGCTGGGCCCGCTCCAGGCTCGCCGACCGCGCCAGCGCCCCTCCCTAG